Genomic window (Bradyrhizobium sp. 186):
TGGCCTGGTGCCGCGATCGAGCGGATGGCCGGAATAACTTCCGTATCCCACTCGTATTGCTTCAACTTGTCCTTCAGGAGTGGGAACATCGCCTGAAGTCTTTTGGGCAGGCCATGCTGCTTCTCAGGAAGCTTGGTGAAGATGCTTTCATCCATCCAGAACTTATACTCGTTGCTTGGTACGTAAACCACGGCATTCGGGAATGTCGGCGTGTTATCTGGAGCTTTGCTCATAAGCCCGAAAACGTGGTCCGGATGGAAATGCGAAACGATCACCTTCGTGATCTGTTCCGGCTTGATACCGGCTGCCGCCATATTGGCGATCATCGCTCCGGCTGTGGGCTGAAACTGACCGCCCGTGCCGGCATCGAACAGAACCGTTTCGTTGCCGAGCTTGACCAAGGTGACATTAAATGGAATCGGCACGACTTCATTCGCGATTCCAGCGGCCGCCAGCGCGGCTTTGGTTTCGTCAACGGACACATCCTTGATAAATGACGGATCGTGAGGTTTCTCCCAAACGCCATCGTTTAAGATGAACCCCTCGACCTTACCGAACTTGAACGGGCGAAAGCCCTTGCCGGATTCCGGTCCCTTTTGGGCGAGCGCAGCCTCGATGAACGAGACCGGTTTGGGCAGGCCGAACGCTGCTCCTGCAACTGCTGCCGTCAACAGAGCGTTCCGGCGGGTTAGATTTAGCATCGCTGTCTCCTTACTTTTTCTGCGAGGACGGCCATTCGCGGTCCGCCGGCCGAAGCCGGCATCTCGTGTCAAGCGATCGCAAACTTTC
Coding sequences:
- a CDS encoding MBL fold metallo-hydrolase — encoded protein: MTAAVAGAAFGLPKPVSFIEAALAQKGPESGKGFRPFKFGKVEGFILNDGVWEKPHDPSFIKDVSVDETKAALAAAGIANEVVPIPFNVTLVKLGNETVLFDAGTGGQFQPTAGAMIANMAAAGIKPEQITKVIVSHFHPDHVFGLMSKAPDNTPTFPNAVVYVPSNEYKFWMDESIFTKLPEKQHGLPKRLQAMFPLLKDKLKQYEWDTEVIPAIRSIAAPGHTPGHTAFHVASGSEQLMVLSDTTNMPALFAKHPNWHGAIDANPVLAEATRRKLFDRVVADNALVTGYHFPFPAVGKIVTDGAGYTFVPVA